The genomic DNA AGACTCGCTCAGGGagagttgaaaatgtcagtgtagacacttgccagttggtctggaCATGCTCTGactacacgtcctggtaatccgtctggcccccgTGACTTTGTGAAtcttgacctgtttaaaggtcttcctcacatcggctaccgatgAGAGCTATGACACAgccgtccagaacagctggtgctctcatgcattcttcagtgttgcttgcctcgaaacgagcataaaaggcatttagctcatctggtaggctcgcgtcacttgGCAGCTCGCGGCTTAGTTTCCCTTTgaagtccgtaatagttttcaagccctgccataCCTGACGAGCGTCATTGCCGGCCGGTGTAGTTCGATTCAATCTaaatcctgtattgacactttgatTGTTTGATAGTTCAACTTGGTGCATAGCggaatttcttataagcatccggagtAGTGTCCTGCTTCTTGAAAGCTGCAGCGCTGgcctttagctcgatgtggatgttgcctgtaatccgtggcttctggttgggatatgtacgtacggtcactgtggggacgacatcgtctatccacttattgatgaagccgatgaatgaggtggtatactcctcaatgccatttgatgaatccagtctgtgctagcaaaacagtaacttagcatccacgtcatctgaccacattcttattgagcgagtcactgttacttcctgctttagtttttgcttgtatgcagaaatcaggaggatagaattatggtcagaatCAGTGTGTAAAGggtgatttttaagccttgagacaattgagacatggattgtgtatgtgtgccattcagaggatgaatgggcaagacaaaagattgaagtgcctttgaacagggtatggtagtaggtgccaggctcaccggtttgAGTGAGTAACGAACTggaacgctgctgggtttttcacgatcaacagtttcctgtgtgtatcaagaagggTCTACCACccaaggacatccaaccaacttgatacaactgtgggaagcatgggccagcatccctgtggaacacttttgacaccttcTAGAGTctatgccccgacaaattgaggttctgagggcaaaatggggtgaatctcaatattaggaaagtactcctaatgtgttgtacactcaCTGCATATACAGGGAAAGAGGATACCtcgtcagttgcacaactgaatgcattcaaccaaaatgtgtcttccacatttaacccaacccctctgaatcagagaggtgcgaggggcTGCCTTAAAAGACATCCACAGTGCCTGGGGAGTAGTTGttgcagaacggcagatttttttccCCACCTTGCCGGCTCAGGTATATTGTAACAATTTTCttcttcctctgacgaggagtatgaaatATCAGAcaaatgcgcagcgtggtaagtgtcgataataaatgtattaaactgAACACAgaatacaaaagaacaagagaaattagaactgaaacagttctgtatggtaaaacacagacacagaaaacaactacccacaacccgtggtgggaaaacaggctgcctaagtatggttctcaatcagagacaacgatcgacagctgcctctgattgggaaccataccaggccaaacacagaaatacaaaacatagaaatacaaaacatagaatgcccaccccaactcacgccctgaccaaactaaaacagagacataaacaaggaactaaggtcaggacgtgacagatttgaaccagtgacctttctgttactggcacAACTGATTTTGGGCACCATAATGGATTATGAGTCAAATTTAGGGGAGCCCCCTAATATAATTGCAAGAGGCTGAACACATAAAGTCTACAGAGGAACCTTTGACAAAAAATATATGACAGTTTTCACTGTCTAAGACCACTTGTTTTCCTTAGAGACAATTACAATAGCCACAACCTTAGCCGCCGGAAGTAATTTAGGGGAGGGGGTAGTGTGATTTTTTAGCCgacagggggaggggggtggcGACACAGAGGTCAATATCAGTACGCTAATACAAGACTAGGTAAagccagtgcactacttttgtgaatttaaaaaaaacttaatgtatttgtatttaccaGCATTTGTAACTTCAATCTGATAATTATCTGtacaaaacaatacaaattaTTTCTATGTGAAAACTGAAATGGTCTATTCATTCCTTTTACTAGAcaatcttatccagagcaatgtACATTAGCGAGTGCGTACATcatcatactggtcccccgtgggaatcgaccCCACACCCCTAGCAATGCAAGCAACATGCGCTACCAACTGggtcacatcatcacatcacatcatccaACAAAACACTTGATGTCTCAATGTACTCAATTACTGTATTGGTCATTGTTTTTCCATCATGATGATGGAAATTCTACAGGTACAAACCTCGATGACCAGCCTATGTACAATACagtaatgtacatttacattaagtggtttgtaaggatggtaaatTTATGCTGCACAAAAAGTGGTTGTTTTTCATGTTATTTGATCAGGAAAAATATTCAATTTGATGTAATGTTTgagaacagggttttgttctttctggattccattagaatgtcaGAATCACAGAGAACCGGACATAGCAGCAACTCTTACAATTCCAACTATTGAATCCTGCAAGATACTGTTCTTCATTATACGACCACTTTTTTTGCCAAAACAGAGATATTGAAGTATTTTTTTTGCCCGTGCTACAGACATCTATTTCGGTCCACAAATACAGGACTAGCAAAGGCCCAGCAGTACTTTTGTGGAAAAATATATCTAAAAAAAGATATTCATATTTTTTatgaatatattttttattcagaTTTATCAGGTGGTGCTGCAGCAACCTCAGCACACCTACTTTCCGCAGCTATGGCCACAACATAAAAAAAACTGTATAACTCTATGTATTTTTGTCATGCAGGAGCATACACCACTGAATGAGAGCCCACTTGACTTGTAAAGTTGTCTATTAATCAGCTACCAAAAAGTAAAGCTTAGATTCAACATAAATATTCATTGTTGATATTTCACCCTAAAAGCATGCAGGCATTATTCTGCATGCTTTGGAAGAGGGGCGGAGGTCACAAAGCATTATTCTGCACATGTTGAAAGAGGGGCGGGGGTCACAAGGCATTATTCTGCATGCATTGGAAGAGGGGCGGGGGTCACAAGGCATTATTCTGCATGCATTGGAAGAGGGGCGGGGGTCACAAGGCATTAATCTGCACGCTTTGGAAGAGGGGCGGGGGTCACAAGGCATTATTCTGCACGCTTTGGAAGAGGGGCGGAGGTCACAAGGCATTATTCTGCACGCTTTGGAAGAGGGGCGGGGGTCACAAGGCATTATTCTGCACGCTTTGGAAGAGGGGCGGGGGTCACAAGGCATTATTCTGCACGCTTTGGGAGAGGGGCGGGGGTCACAAGGCATTATTCTGCACGCTTTGGGAGAGGGGCGGGGTCACAAGGCATTATTCTGCACGCTTTGGGAGAGGGGCGGGGGTCACAAGGCATTATTCTGCACGCTTTGGGAGAGGGGCGGGGGTCACAAGTCATTATTCTGCACGCTTtggaagaggggagggggtcaCAATATCTATAAATGTAACCTCTTTGCAGTACAATATTTTTCACAACCATCCATTTGATAATTGGGAGTCATTAGAGATGTGAAAAAACATGTTTGTGTTTTGTTCTACCTGGGGTAAGGGTATCTCAAGAACTCACACTCTTTTATAGGATTGGCCACTAGCCTAGTCGTCTCAAATTGATTTTATCCTGGTCTTCTGCACTAATCTGAAAAAAAAATACAAGAGGTGAAAGCAATGTGGCAGAGGTTATCCTCCAACTATTTCACATCAGACCAAGTGAAGGACAGGAGAGAAGGGACAACTATTTCAGACTATGTAGATCAAGACCCATGATCAAGGACGTCATTCTGCTTATATCTTGTAAAAACCCATGTGACACAATGTTATATTTGTAATAGCTTGCCTGAGTCATGTCCTCTCCTCAGGTAGCTATGTGTAACAACAACAATACCTGTGAAGTGGAGACCCTCCAAGCCGTGGGCTACCTTCCTGTGTTCCTGGTGGGCTTGCTACTCAACATGGCGGTTCTACGCGTCTTCCTCGCCAAACGAGCCATGTGGACCGACACACACGTCTACATGCTGAACCTCGCAGCAGCCAACTTCTCCCTCGTGTTCTTCCTCCCCTTCCGCATCTACAAGGCCTTCCACCGTCTAGACAGAACACACTTCTGCACCTTCCTCATCTCCACACATTACATCAACATGTACGCCAGCATCCTCACGGTCACCGCCATCAGCATCCACCGCTACCTGGCGGTCAAGTACCCGTTCCACACCAGAACATGGCGGTCAAAGAAGGTGGCTGCGGTGGTGTGTGGGACCATATGGGTCACCGTAGTAACGATTTGTGCCGTGTTCAGAAAAGACAACGATCCTCGCAAACTGATTACATGTTATGAAGTATTTCAAGAAAGCACGTTGTCAGTTGAGTTCCTTGTGGTTCTAGAAGTGCTGGGGTATCTTCTGCCAGTTTTGATTTTAGTGTTCTGTTCCACACAGACCATAAGGGTTCTAATGAAGGAgaaggatgaggatgaggatacCACTGTGGAGAAGAGGAACATTATTGGCATAGTAACAGCCAACCTGATCGTCTTTGTGGTCTGCTACACACCCATCCATCTTGGGTTTCTGCTGAGATTCCTTTTCAAACAAAATAAATGTGAATCTTTCAAATTAGTGCGTGATTTTTGGCTAGTTTGTGAATGGATCGCTACCACAAACTGCTTCCTGGATTCCATTAGTTATTACTTTATGTTGAAACAGTTTTATTTTGAAAACAGCAGATCAGCAGTGAACACACACGACCGACAATGAGTCATCATACTCCTCCCTTCATGTTCTACACCACCACAATAATGTCATCATGTTTTTGTCAACATTTCTTTCATTAAAATAATGTATTAAATggagtgtgtgtgcgcacgcgagAGTACTTGCAtgcgtgggtgtgtttgtgtgtgagagagagatgtgtggttGCCAATGCAAACACATAATGAATGTACCATGAATGA from Oncorhynchus keta strain PuntledgeMale-10-30-2019 chromosome 23, Oket_V2, whole genome shotgun sequence includes the following:
- the LOC118401827 gene encoding G-protein coupled receptor 55-like — translated: MCNNNNTCEVETLQAVGYLPVFLVGLLLNMAVLRVFLAKRAMWTDTHVYMLNLAAANFSLVFFLPFRIYKAFHRLDRTHFCTFLISTHYINMYASILTVTAISIHRYLAVKYPFHTRTWRSKKVAAVVCGTIWVTVVTICAVFRKDNDPRKLITCYEVFQESTLSVEFLVVLEVLGYLLPVLILVFCSTQTIRVLMKEKDEDEDTTVEKRNIIGIVTANLIVFVVCYTPIHLGFLLRFLFKQNKCESFKLVRDFWLVCEWIATTNCFLDSISYYFMLKQFYFENSRSAVNTHDRQ